The proteins below are encoded in one region of Tamandua tetradactyla isolate mTamTet1 chromosome 9, mTamTet1.pri, whole genome shotgun sequence:
- the LOC143645558 gene encoding olfactory receptor 5AN1-like has translation MTIEENSTEITYLILLGFSDFPRILAALFVIFLVTYITTVTWNLCLIILIRMDSHLHTPMYFFLSNLSFIDICYVTSTIPRMLLTFFQKQQTITFVGCIVQYFIVSSMGLSDACLLTAMAYDRYAAICKPLLYSSIMSPRLCGQMALGAYSAALCGSLSQLCALLQLHFCRPRVINHFFCDMPQLLNLSCTDTFFVQVIVAILTITYGIINVLIILISYIYIVKSIMKITSAKGRSKAFNTCASQMTAVSLFYISVIYVYLSSSTGGSSSFDRIASVLYTVVIPMLNPVIYSLRNRDIKDALKRLQKKRGHF, from the coding sequence ATGACCATAGAAGAAAATAGTACAGAGATCACCTATTTAATCCTCCTGGGATTCTCAGATTTTCCCAGGATCTTAGCAGCACTCTTTGTTATATTCCTGGTGACCTACATCACAACTGTGACCTGGAACTTGTGTCTCATCATCTTAATAAGGATGGATTCCCACCTACACacacccatgtatttcttcctcagtaACCTGTCCTTCATAGATATCTGCTATGTTACCTCCACAATCCCAAGAATGCTCCTCACCTTTTTCCAGAAGCAGCAAACAATTACATTTGTGGGCTGCATAGTCCAGTATTTCATCGTTTCATCCATGGGACTGAGCGATGCTTGTCTCCTGACTGCCATGGCTTATGATCGATATGCCGCCATTTGTAAGCCACTGCTTTATTCATCCATCATGTCACCCAGACTCTGTGGTCAGATGGCACTTGGAGCCTATTCGGCTGCACTCTGTGGTTCTTTGTCCCAATTGTGTGCTTTACTTCAGCTCCACTTCTGTCGGCCTAGGGTTATCAACCACTTCTTCTGTGACATGCCTCAATTGCTAAACTTGTCCTGCACTGACACTTTTTTTGTACAAGTCATCGTTGCTATATTAACAATAACCTATGGGATAATAAATGTCCTAATTATACTGATATCTTACATCTACATTGTTAAGTCCATCATGAAGATCACTTCAGCTAAAGGCAGGTCTAAGGCTTTCAACACCTGTGCTTCTCAAATGACAGCTGTCTCCCTCTTCTACATATCAGTTATCTATGTCTATTTGAGTTCCAGCACTGGTGGTTCTTCCAGCTTTGATAGAATTGCATCAGTCCTATACACTGTGGTCATTCCGATGTTGAATCCAGTGATttacagtctgaggaacagagaCATTAAAGATGCTTTGAAGAGGTTGCAAAAGAAGAGAGGACACTTCTAA